A single Candidatus Thermoplasmatota archaeon DNA region contains:
- a CDS encoding DUF3179 domain-containing protein, protein MRKIKVIALIVVILFGSFLFSKMSDPDEVVPVLPPWDIEAVSDPSFRDVPWPSGDPIVGMEVDNISRAYPLSILEWHGVLNDHISDLSVAVTYSFLSDSAVAYDRTLDGRVLTFEVHRGVYKNGLLLRDKQTQSMWSQMDGKAIMGPLQGKTLTRIPTVRTSWSDWEALHPATRVLSPPSERDYGIHPYGDYGDNDAILFPYRYRDASLGAKDLVLGVDLNGSHAAYPLSGISNERVIMDAVGSETIVVAYAYGAAFIYLAHNRSFTHISDSTMEDQNAIRWNMTTGRSEDGSLSLESLQGNSTVCYWFAWLNMHPKTSLYGFESRNLTERHWTAAALPMTIGLLLCLLVVSFKRYSSGRAKDAPRPLKWIAYKRSIVLAALAILAFLIVMFDSRGNLQIGNTALEMLFAVLFLLLGAAMVLEWYHLRGYVGTMIPIDLSEFEENLKQVCAIQEIEIEELEAKKLGFVATEGGYGLAGPKAEMLFSGSWLLAGSPEGLTVQDIAQTKRVAEMSLTVPEEEELA, encoded by the coding sequence TTGCGCAAGATCAAAGTCATCGCTCTCATCGTAGTGATTCTGTTCGGTTCCTTCCTCTTCTCAAAGATGAGTGACCCCGACGAGGTAGTGCCAGTTCTCCCACCGTGGGACATAGAGGCCGTCAGTGACCCTTCGTTTCGTGATGTGCCGTGGCCATCTGGCGATCCCATCGTAGGGATGGAGGTCGACAACATAAGCCGGGCCTATCCCCTCTCTATTCTGGAATGGCACGGAGTCTTGAACGACCACATATCCGATCTGTCAGTAGCCGTCACATACTCCTTCCTCTCGGATTCTGCCGTGGCGTACGACCGCACACTCGATGGCAGAGTCCTCACCTTCGAGGTTCACAGGGGAGTGTACAAGAACGGTCTCCTCCTGCGGGACAAACAGACGCAATCCATGTGGAGCCAGATGGATGGCAAGGCGATAATGGGACCACTCCAGGGAAAGACCCTCACGAGGATCCCGACAGTCCGGACTTCCTGGTCCGATTGGGAGGCGCTTCATCCCGCGACACGTGTCCTCTCCCCCCCAAGCGAAAGGGACTACGGGATTCATCCCTATGGCGACTACGGGGACAATGACGCGATCCTGTTCCCTTACAGATACCGGGACGCGTCCCTCGGGGCCAAGGATCTGGTTTTGGGTGTCGACCTCAACGGATCCCATGCTGCATACCCGCTCTCGGGCATCTCCAACGAGAGGGTCATCATGGACGCCGTCGGCTCGGAGACCATAGTCGTTGCCTACGCCTACGGTGCCGCCTTCATCTACCTCGCGCACAATAGATCGTTCACACACATCTCGGACTCAACAATGGAGGACCAGAACGCGATCCGCTGGAACATGACCACTGGCCGCAGTGAGGACGGCAGCCTCAGTTTGGAGTCCCTTCAGGGGAACTCCACGGTCTGCTACTGGTTCGCTTGGTTGAACATGCATCCGAAGACGAGCCTTTACGGTTTCGAGTCGCGAAACCTGACCGAGAGACACTGGACGGCGGCGGCCTTGCCTATGACCATTGGCCTTCTCTTGTGCCTCCTCGTCGTCTCATTCAAACGCTACTCGAGCGGGCGAGCTAAGGACGCGCCCCGACCGCTGAAGTGGATTGCGTACAAGCGCTCGATCGTATTGGCCGCGCTGGCCATACTTGCCTTTCTCATAGTGATGTTCGATTCCCGGGGGAACCTGCAGATAGGCAACACGGCGCTGGAGATGCTCTTCGCGGTACTGTTCCTCCTGCTCGGCGCTGCCATGGTTCTCGAATGGTACCACCTGAGAGGATACGTTGGCACCATGATCCCCATCGACCTGAGCGAGTTCGAGGAGAATCTGAAGCAGGTGTGTGCGATCCAGGAAATCGAGATTGAGGAGTTGGAGGCCAAGAAACTGGGCTTTGTGGCCACGGAAGGAGGGTACGGACTTGCCGGGCCCAAGGCCGAGATGCTCTTCTCCGGAAGTTGGCTTCTGGCGGGAAGCCCGGAGGGGCTCACCGTTCAGGACATCGCCCAGACAAAGAGGGTCGCGGAGATGTCCCTTACAGTCCCGGAAGAAGAGGAGTTAGCTTGA